One segment of Megachile rotundata isolate GNS110a chromosome 4, iyMegRotu1, whole genome shotgun sequence DNA contains the following:
- the betaggt-I gene encoding geranylgeranyl transferase type-1 subunit beta gives MPPQLVKKKHAKYFQRLLQIMPSSLAEFDYSRLAVAFFAISGLDILNCLNEISEETKLEAIDWIYRLQVTGAGPRSGFQPSTTIPKDIPKYQCGHLAMTYIGLVTLVILGDDLSRVDRKSIIEGMRACQNSDGSFTAVITGCESDMRFLYCACCISKILNDWSGIDKTKAIDYILKSISYDGAVGQGPGLESHGGSTFCAVASLFLMNELHNVLTRDQLNKLRRWCLLRQDSGFHGRPGKPSDTCYSFWVGATLQLLDVNKLSDPDENRAFLLNTQDTVVGGFAKFANCLPDPLHTYLGLCGLSLLGETGLCMMNAALNISDRAYKHLLKIHEVW, from the exons ATGCCACCACAATTAGTGAAGAAAAAACATGCTAAATACTTCCAAAGGTTACTACAAATTATGCCCAGTAGTTTGGCAGAGTTTGATTATTCTAGACTGGCTGTAGCATTCTTTGCTATATCAGGATTAGATATATTGAATTGTTTAAATGAAATTAGTGAAGAGACAAAATTAGAAGCGATAGATTGGATCTATAGGCTTCAAGTCACTGGAGCTGGACCACGTTCCGGCTTTCAGCCATCTACAACGATACCAAAGGATATTCCAAAATATCAATGTGGTCATTTAGCAATGACATACATTGGATTAGTTACACTTGTAATCCTTGGAGATGATTTAAGTCGAGTTGACAGAAAATCTATTATTGAAGGCATGAGAGCTTGTCAGAATTCCGATGGATCATTTACAGCTGTCATAACAGGATGCGAAAGTGATATGAGGTTTCTTTATTGTGCTTGTTGcatatctaaaattttaaatgattgGTCAGGTATTGACAAAACAAAAGCAATTGACTACATTTTAAAAAGCATT TCATATGATGGAGCAGTGGGTCAAGGACCTGGTCTTGAATCACATGGAGGATCTACGTTCTGTGCTGTAGCGAGTCTATTTCTTATGAACGAGTTACATAATGTATTGACACGTGATCAATTAAATAAACTAAGAAGATGGTGTCTGTTGAGGCAAGATAGTGGCTTTCATGGACGCCCTGGGAAACCATCTGATACTTGTTATAGCTTTTGGGTGGGTGCAACGTTACAATTACTAGACGTTAACAAATTGTCAGATCCAGATGAGAATAGAGCATTCCTTCTTAACACTCAAGATACAGTTGTTGGTGGATTTGCTAAGTTTGCTAATTGTCTACCAGATCCACTGCATACATACTTAG GTTTATGCGGTTTAAGCCTCTTAGGAGAGACTGGTTTATGTATGATGAATGCTGCACTTAATATTTCTGATAGAGCATATAAACATTTATTGAAAATTCATGAAGTATGGTAA